The Xanthomonas sp. DAR 34887 genome has a segment encoding these proteins:
- a CDS encoding DUF1631 family protein, whose translation MTIAEFAEELLPSRNSDLLDQVRDVVSVPLAGAFGEVLDVLADALFRIAERAGPTQNDYFEAIQLLRQQREPIAARFRGHLAQAWQALEAGRPLSVERTLARERGDLSLVSEQELDVRLAVRNLAGAIQHRWRPELMRLNRFLGFIAGGQRIDADNNPFGPEHVGAAVYAALHGLVLAPQVQLAIVKICEQELQERVGELYARLEQRLDQVARARSLPQGRARRRAIPRNGASGDDAAPDWITRFFESWHAAAPLSAAQRRAARVLDAHARDEQEVLPPALRALLHEAQPVASDPDDDARRSLSPRELLSVLSLLQTTPLAGFAAIVEHGGPLAQGLRRQVVATGASLGLDPASTRLEPADADTLDLVGLLFEVMLDECVLQPAQRELLGQMLVPLAKVALIDGRLFVRDGHPARRLLNLLADACDGNAGESAIEQVLQAQAQAVVERVVSEFDEHLAVFLTLEAEFASAYEQYRRRVEIAERRAAELQRAEERRDKARRLAAQAVEERVQGAADGMALPAPIDTFLRQPWCQYVQQSALRDDGHGAAVSAALALGDAVLAQCRQAQAGSGVPAGGWLQPQRAELLRLWTSVGLDAAAAEAAWLGLQAALDDVAHARPLQAPAPAPAMVAPETPAAEAVPALPEPAQATDFDHATAEYFRTLAMGTWLDFVDREGRVQPGKLSWVSPISSRLMFVNRRGGRLCVASPEALAMMVQLDRLRLHRDDDAFYSAMQGAVDRLDRVAVAA comes from the coding sequence ATGACAATCGCCGAATTTGCCGAGGAGCTGCTGCCCAGCCGCAACTCGGACCTGCTCGATCAGGTCCGGGACGTGGTGTCGGTGCCGCTCGCCGGGGCGTTCGGCGAGGTGCTGGACGTGCTCGCCGATGCGCTGTTCCGCATAGCCGAGCGCGCGGGGCCGACGCAGAACGACTATTTCGAGGCGATCCAGCTGCTGCGGCAGCAGCGCGAGCCGATCGCGGCGCGCTTCCGCGGCCACCTGGCGCAGGCCTGGCAGGCCCTGGAAGCCGGTCGCCCGCTGTCGGTGGAGCGCACCCTGGCACGCGAGCGCGGCGATCTGAGCCTGGTCTCCGAACAGGAACTGGACGTCCGCCTGGCCGTGCGCAACCTGGCCGGCGCGATCCAGCACCGCTGGCGCCCGGAACTGATGCGGCTCAACCGGTTCCTCGGTTTCATCGCCGGCGGCCAGCGTATCGATGCCGACAACAACCCGTTCGGTCCCGAGCACGTCGGTGCGGCGGTGTATGCGGCGCTGCACGGACTGGTACTGGCGCCGCAGGTGCAACTGGCGATCGTCAAGATCTGCGAACAGGAGCTGCAGGAGCGCGTCGGCGAGCTGTACGCGCGGCTGGAGCAGCGCCTGGACCAGGTCGCGCGGGCGCGCTCGCTGCCGCAGGGGCGCGCCCGCCGCCGCGCGATCCCGCGCAACGGCGCCAGCGGCGACGACGCGGCGCCCGACTGGATCACCCGGTTCTTCGAGAGCTGGCATGCCGCCGCGCCGCTGTCGGCCGCGCAGCGCCGCGCCGCGCGGGTGCTGGACGCGCACGCCCGCGACGAGCAGGAGGTGCTGCCGCCGGCGCTGCGCGCCTTGCTGCACGAAGCGCAGCCGGTCGCCTCAGACCCTGACGACGATGCGCGCCGCAGCCTGTCGCCGCGCGAACTGCTGTCGGTGCTGTCGCTGCTGCAGACCACGCCGCTGGCCGGCTTCGCCGCGATCGTCGAACACGGCGGACCGCTGGCGCAGGGGCTGCGGCGGCAGGTGGTAGCGACCGGCGCGTCGCTGGGACTGGACCCGGCCAGCACGCGCCTGGAGCCGGCCGACGCGGACACGCTGGACCTGGTCGGCCTGCTGTTCGAGGTCATGCTCGACGAGTGCGTGCTGCAACCGGCGCAACGCGAACTGCTCGGACAGATGCTGGTGCCGCTGGCCAAGGTGGCGCTGATCGACGGCCGCCTGTTCGTGCGCGACGGGCATCCGGCGCGGCGCCTGCTCAATCTGCTGGCCGACGCCTGCGACGGCAATGCCGGCGAGAGCGCGATCGAGCAGGTGCTGCAGGCGCAGGCGCAGGCGGTGGTGGAGCGGGTGGTGAGCGAGTTCGACGAGCACCTGGCGGTGTTCCTGACCCTGGAGGCGGAATTCGCCAGCGCCTACGAGCAGTACCGGCGCCGGGTGGAGATCGCCGAGCGCCGTGCGGCCGAGCTGCAGCGCGCCGAGGAGCGCCGCGACAAGGCGCGGCGCCTGGCCGCACAGGCCGTGGAGGAACGCGTGCAGGGCGCTGCGGACGGAATGGCCTTGCCGGCGCCGATCGACACCTTCCTGCGCCAGCCGTGGTGCCAATACGTGCAGCAGTCGGCGCTGCGCGACGACGGCCATGGCGCAGCGGTGAGCGCGGCGCTGGCGCTCGGCGATGCGGTGCTGGCGCAATGTCGCCAGGCGCAGGCCGGCAGCGGCGTGCCGGCGGGCGGCTGGCTGCAGCCGCAGCGCGCCGAACTGCTGCGGCTGTGGACCAGCGTCGGCCTGGACGCGGCCGCCGCCGAGGCCGCCTGGCTCGGCCTGCAGGCGGCGCTGGACGATGTGGCGCATGCGCGTCCGCTGCAGGCGCCGGCACCAGCGCCGGCGATGGTGGCTCCCGAAACGCCGGCCGCCGAGGCCGTGCCGGCGTTGCCCGAGCCGGCGCAGGCGACCGATTTCGACCACGCCACCGCCGAGTATTTCCGCACCCTGGCGATGGGAACCTGGCTGGACTTCGTCGATCGCGAAGGGCGCGTGCAGCCGGGCAAATTGTCCTGGGTCAGCCCGATCTCGTCGCGGCTGATGTTCGTCAACCGGCGCGGCGGCCGCCTGTGCGTCGCCTCGCCGGAAGCGCTGGCGATGATGGTGCAGCTGGATCGCTTGCGCCTGCATCGCGACGACGATGCGTTCTACAGCGCGATGCAGGGTGCGGTGGACCGGTTGGACCGAGTCGCGGTCGCGGCCTGA
- a CDS encoding nitroreductase family protein: MRTLHSLQALDERRSVPSKQLGEPGPDAATLLAMLRSAVRVPDHGKLVPFRFLRIAGQARLALGDFLAERTLQRDPGAPPAAVEKDRERFAHAPLAIAVIARLQREAKVPEIEQWLTAGSVCFALLQAAQAYGFGAQWLTAWMAYDDAVAARLGLAENERIAGFIHIGTPRMQVPERERPDPQQLLSDWTP, encoded by the coding sequence ATGCGCACACTTCATTCGCTGCAAGCGCTGGATGAGCGCCGCTCGGTGCCATCCAAGCAATTGGGCGAGCCGGGACCCGACGCGGCGACCCTGCTGGCCATGCTGCGCTCGGCGGTGCGCGTGCCCGATCACGGCAAGCTGGTGCCGTTCCGGTTCCTGCGCATCGCCGGCCAGGCGCGCCTGGCGTTGGGCGACTTCCTGGCCGAGCGCACGCTGCAGCGCGACCCGGGGGCGCCGCCCGCCGCGGTGGAGAAGGATCGCGAACGCTTCGCGCACGCGCCGCTGGCGATCGCGGTGATCGCGCGGCTGCAGCGCGAGGCGAAAGTGCCGGAGATCGAGCAATGGCTGACCGCCGGCTCGGTCTGCTTCGCGCTGCTGCAGGCGGCGCAGGCCTACGGCTTCGGCGCGCAGTGGCTGACCGCCTGGATGGCTTACGACGACGCGGTGGCGGCGCGGCTGGGCCTGGCCGAGAACGAACGCATCGCCGGGTTCATCCATATCGGCACGCCGCGCATGCAGGTGCCGGAGCGCGAGCGTCCGGATCCGCAGCAGCTGCTGAGCGATTGGACGCCGTGA
- a CDS encoding 5'-3' exonuclease: MNAAAPTRPLYLVDASLYVFRAWHSIPDEFQDAQGWPTNAVHGFARFLLDLLERERPQHIAIAFDEALDSCFRNRLYPAYKANRAPAPDALRRQFAHCKALCAALGLGVLAHHDYEADDLIGSALHSMRGGGFHGVIVSADKDLSQLLLLDLDQQWDYARGQRWGLAGVKARHGVHAHQIADYLALTGDAIDNIPGVTGIGAKSAAILLAHFGDLDTLLARIDEVAFLRLRGAAQMAVRLREQREHALLWRQLATIALDAPLHSAAPGFARGQADADMLHGLCEALRFGPLTRRRLVQAAGLAAVGE, encoded by the coding sequence GTGAACGCAGCGGCACCGACGCGGCCGCTGTATCTGGTCGATGCCAGCCTGTACGTGTTCCGCGCCTGGCACTCGATCCCCGACGAGTTCCAGGACGCGCAGGGCTGGCCGACCAACGCGGTGCACGGCTTCGCCCGCTTCCTGCTCGACCTGCTCGAACGCGAGCGCCCGCAGCACATCGCGATCGCCTTCGACGAAGCGCTGGACAGCTGCTTCCGCAATCGCCTGTACCCGGCCTACAAGGCCAACCGCGCGCCGGCGCCGGACGCGCTGCGGCGCCAGTTCGCGCACTGCAAGGCGCTGTGCGCGGCGCTCGGCCTGGGCGTGTTGGCGCATCACGACTACGAGGCCGACGACCTGATCGGCAGCGCCCTGCACAGCATGCGCGGCGGCGGCTTCCACGGCGTGATCGTGTCCGCCGACAAGGACCTGTCGCAACTGCTGCTGCTCGATCTCGACCAACAGTGGGACTACGCGCGCGGCCAGCGCTGGGGCCTGGCCGGGGTCAAGGCGCGGCACGGCGTGCACGCGCACCAGATCGCCGACTACCTGGCGCTGACCGGCGACGCGATCGACAACATTCCCGGCGTCACCGGCATCGGCGCCAAGTCCGCGGCGATCCTGCTGGCGCATTTCGGCGACCTGGACACGCTGCTGGCGCGCATCGACGAAGTGGCGTTCCTGCGCCTGCGCGGCGCGGCACAGATGGCGGTGCGCCTGCGCGAGCAGCGCGAGCACGCACTGCTGTGGCGGCAACTGGCCACCATCGCCCTGGACGCGCCGCTGCACTCGGCCGCACCCGGCTTCGCCCGCGGCCAAGCCGACGCCGACATGCTGCACGGCCTGTGCGAAGCGCTGCGCTTCGGCCCGCTGACCCGACGCCGCCTGGTGCAGGCGGCGGGGTTGGCGGCGGTCGGCGAGTAG
- a CDS encoding LysR substrate-binding domain-containing protein, whose product MHSFVTLDSSTLLIGAALAGVGLISTHEAWIAHHLAQGDLVAALEDWCPRFPGLCLYYPGHRHVPAALRAFIDVLREHDAAHAFPAKR is encoded by the coding sequence GTGCACAGTTTCGTGACGCTGGACAGTTCCACGCTGCTGATCGGCGCCGCGCTGGCGGGCGTCGGCCTGATCTCGACCCACGAGGCCTGGATCGCCCACCATCTGGCGCAGGGCGACCTGGTCGCCGCGCTGGAGGACTGGTGTCCTCGATTCCCCGGGCTATGCCTCTACTACCCTGGCCACCGCCACGTCCCCGCCGCGCTGCGCGCCTTCATCGACGTACTGCGCGAGCACGACGCCGCGCATGCCTTCCCGGCGAAGCGGTAG
- a CDS encoding NUDIX hydrolase, which produces MTRQDSPPRVVYEGKYQRMVVRGTWEYSERVHAGGLAAIIVAVTPDDEVLFVEQFRVPLQARTIEMPAGLVGDIDAGESIEVSAVRELEEETGWTADHAEVLMIGPTSSGASNEKVAFVRASGLRKVGDGGGDASEDITVHTVPRARAAAWLVQKMGEGYELDAKLWAGLWMIEHQLDGTPRG; this is translated from the coding sequence ATGACCCGCCAAGATTCCCCGCCCCGCGTCGTCTACGAAGGCAAATACCAGCGCATGGTGGTGCGCGGCACCTGGGAATATTCCGAACGCGTGCACGCCGGCGGCCTGGCCGCGATCATCGTCGCGGTGACGCCGGACGACGAGGTGCTGTTCGTCGAACAGTTCCGCGTGCCGCTGCAGGCGCGCACCATCGAGATGCCGGCCGGGCTGGTCGGCGACATCGACGCGGGCGAATCGATCGAGGTGTCGGCGGTGCGCGAACTGGAAGAAGAAACCGGCTGGACCGCCGACCACGCCGAGGTCCTGATGATCGGCCCGACCTCTTCCGGCGCCAGCAACGAAAAGGTCGCCTTCGTTCGCGCCAGCGGCCTGCGCAAGGTCGGCGACGGCGGCGGCGACGCCAGCGAGGACATCACCGTGCACACGGTGCCGCGCGCCCGCGCGGCGGCCTGGCTGGTGCAGAAGATGGGCGAAGGCTACGAACTGGACGCCAAGCTGTGGGCCGGGTTGTGGATGATCGAGCACCAGTTGGACGGCACCCCGCGTGGCTGA
- a CDS encoding N-formylglutamate amidohydrolase, with protein sequence MADRTANAAAPSLLGAGDPPPYRVLQAQGRSPYLLIADHAGQQVPQALAGLGLPQRELDRHIGWDIGIAGVTAELAQALDAFVILQTYSRLVIDCNRPLSAPGSIAEVSDGTVVPGNQGLDAAARAARAREIFAPYHARIAAELDRRRDAGLATILIAMHSFTPTMAGQSRPWHAGVLYQRDTRFAHALLAELRAEPGLVVGDNQPYSVSDATDYAIPVHAEARGLAHVELEIRQDLIADPAGQRQWAQRLLSMLNRLQAAFTPG encoded by the coding sequence GTGGCTGACCGAACCGCGAACGCCGCCGCGCCGTCCCTGCTCGGCGCCGGCGATCCGCCGCCCTATCGGGTACTCCAGGCGCAGGGCCGTTCGCCCTACCTGCTGATCGCCGACCACGCCGGGCAACAGGTCCCGCAGGCGCTGGCCGGTCTGGGCCTGCCGCAGCGCGAACTGGACCGGCACATCGGCTGGGACATCGGCATCGCCGGCGTCACTGCCGAGCTGGCGCAGGCGCTGGATGCGTTCGTGATATTGCAGACCTATTCGCGACTGGTGATCGACTGCAACCGGCCGCTGTCGGCGCCGGGTTCGATCGCCGAGGTCAGCGATGGCACCGTGGTGCCCGGCAACCAGGGGCTGGACGCCGCCGCGCGCGCGGCGCGCGCCCGCGAGATCTTCGCGCCCTACCACGCGCGCATCGCCGCGGAACTGGACCGGCGCCGCGACGCCGGCCTGGCCACCATCCTGATCGCGATGCACAGCTTCACTCCGACGATGGCGGGCCAGTCGCGGCCCTGGCATGCCGGCGTGCTGTACCAGCGCGACACCCGCTTCGCGCACGCGCTGCTGGCCGAACTGCGCGCCGAGCCGGGCCTGGTGGTCGGCGACAACCAGCCGTATTCGGTCAGCGACGCCACCGACTACGCGATCCCGGTGCATGCCGAGGCGCGCGGCCTGGCGCACGTGGAACTGGAGATCCGCCAGGACCTGATCGCCGACCCGGCAGGCCAACGGCAATGGGCGCAGCGCTTGCTCAGCATGCTGAATCGGTTGCAAGCTGCCTTCACACCGGGCTGA
- a CDS encoding transglutaminase-like domain-containing protein has product MLIRLGYEIRYRFLQPTPVLAMLDIHDSRRTDIVVATALQTEPAIPLRGYRDQFGNSCTRMLAPAGLLTLRADAVVRDSGLPDQYRYDAQQTPVEQLPDDTLMYLLGSRYCETDLLSGMAWDLFGTAPTGWARVQAICDYVHAQIEFGYEHARPTKSAAQALQEGRGVCRDFAHAAIALCRCMNIPARYCTGYLGDIGVPASTAPMDFSGWFEAFLDGQWYTFDARHNLPRIGRVLIARGRDAADVAISNTFGYNTLESFVVWTDETDQARLDPRPASAAGGASNGAAALQTEGLYL; this is encoded by the coding sequence ATGCTCATCCGCCTCGGCTACGAGATCCGCTACCGTTTCCTGCAGCCGACCCCGGTGCTGGCGATGCTCGACATCCACGACAGCCGCCGCACCGACATCGTCGTGGCCACCGCGTTGCAGACCGAACCGGCGATCCCGCTGCGCGGCTATCGCGACCAGTTCGGCAACAGCTGCACGCGCATGCTGGCCCCGGCCGGCCTGCTGACCCTGCGCGCCGACGCGGTGGTGCGCGACAGCGGCCTGCCCGACCAGTACCGCTATGACGCACAGCAGACCCCGGTGGAGCAGTTGCCGGACGACACCCTAATGTACCTGCTCGGCAGCCGCTACTGCGAGACCGACCTGCTCAGCGGCATGGCCTGGGACCTGTTCGGCACCGCGCCGACCGGCTGGGCGCGGGTGCAGGCGATCTGCGACTACGTGCATGCGCAGATCGAATTCGGCTACGAGCACGCGCGGCCGACCAAGAGCGCGGCGCAGGCGCTGCAGGAAGGCCGCGGCGTGTGCCGCGACTTCGCCCACGCGGCGATCGCGCTATGCCGCTGCATGAACATCCCGGCGCGCTACTGCACCGGCTATCTGGGCGACATCGGCGTGCCCGCCTCGACGGCGCCGATGGATTTCTCCGGCTGGTTCGAGGCGTTCCTGGACGGGCAGTGGTACACCTTCGACGCGCGCCACAACCTGCCGCGCATCGGCCGGGTGCTGATCGCGCGCGGCCGCGACGCCGCAGACGTGGCGATCAGCAACACCTTCGGCTACAACACGCTGGAATCGTTCGTGGTGTGGACCGACGAGACCGACCAGGCCCGGCTGGATCCGCGTCCTGCCAGCGCCGCGGGGGGCGCCAGCAACGGCGCGGCGGCGCTGCAAACCGAGGGTCTTTACCTGTAG
- the pip gene encoding prolyl aminopeptidase translates to MRTLYPEIEPFDSGMLPVDARHTLYYEQCGNPQGKPVVLLHGGPGGGCNTKMRRFHDPAKYRIVLFDQRGAGRSTPHADLVDNTTWDLVADIEKLRETLGIERWQVFGGSWGSTLALAYAQTHPQRVTELVLRGIFMLRRWELEWFYQEGASRLFPDAWEHYVAAIPPVERADLISAFHRRLTSDDQATRLAAARAWSVWEGATSFLHVDADFVSGHEDAQFALAFARIENHYFVNGGFFEVEDQLLRDAGRIADIPGVIVQGRYDVVCPLQSAWELHKAWPKATLQITPSAGHSAFEVENVDALVRATDAFA, encoded by the coding sequence ATGCGTACGCTATATCCCGAGATCGAACCGTTCGACAGCGGCATGCTGCCGGTGGACGCGCGCCACACGCTGTACTACGAACAGTGCGGCAACCCGCAGGGCAAGCCGGTGGTGCTGCTGCACGGCGGGCCGGGCGGCGGTTGCAATACCAAGATGCGCCGCTTCCACGATCCGGCCAAGTACCGCATCGTACTGTTCGACCAGCGCGGCGCCGGCCGCTCCACGCCGCATGCGGACCTGGTCGACAACACCACCTGGGATCTGGTCGCCGACATCGAGAAGCTGCGCGAAACGCTCGGCATCGAACGCTGGCAGGTGTTCGGCGGCAGCTGGGGCTCGACCTTGGCGCTGGCCTATGCGCAGACCCATCCGCAGCGCGTCACCGAGCTGGTGCTGCGCGGCATCTTCATGCTGCGCCGCTGGGAACTGGAGTGGTTCTACCAGGAAGGCGCCAGCCGTCTGTTCCCCGATGCCTGGGAACACTACGTCGCGGCGATCCCGCCGGTGGAGCGCGCCGACCTGATCTCCGCCTTCCACCGCCGCCTGACCAGCGACGACCAGGCCACGCGCCTGGCCGCGGCGCGCGCGTGGAGCGTGTGGGAAGGCGCCACCAGCTTCCTGCACGTGGATGCGGATTTCGTCAGCGGCCACGAGGACGCGCAGTTCGCGCTGGCGTTCGCGCGCATCGAGAACCACTACTTCGTCAATGGCGGCTTCTTCGAGGTGGAAGACCAGTTGCTGCGCGACGCGGGCAGGATCGCCGACATCCCCGGGGTGATCGTGCAGGGCCGCTACGACGTGGTGTGCCCGCTGCAGAGCGCGTGGGAGCTGCACAAGGCGTGGCCGAAGGCGACGCTGCAGATCACGCCGAGCGCCGGCCATTCCGCGTTCGAGGTGGAGAACGTCGACGCCCTGGTGCGCGCCACCGACGCCTTCGCCTGA
- the prmC gene encoding peptide chain release factor N(5)-glutamine methyltransferase, which produces MNAPTSESLLRAASAQIDRADAEALLVHALQRDRAWLFAHARDPLPADAAERFGALLARRAQGEPVAYLTGRRGFWTLDLAVGPATLIPRADTERLVELALERLDTVPGRRAADLGTGSGAIALALASERPQAQVLATDLSEAALAVAHANARAHGLHNVRFAHGPWLAPLAGQRFDLIASNPPYIAAGDPHLAQGDLRYEPASALASGADGLDDIRIIAAGASAHLLPGGWLLLEHGWEQGEAVRALLADAGFDAVATHQDLEARDRVTLGRWLAD; this is translated from the coding sequence ATGAACGCCCCCACCTCCGAGTCCCTGTTGCGCGCGGCTAGCGCGCAAATCGACCGCGCCGACGCCGAAGCCTTGCTGGTCCACGCCCTGCAGCGCGACCGCGCCTGGCTGTTCGCGCACGCCCGCGACCCGCTGCCCGCCGATGCCGCCGAGCGCTTCGGCGCCCTGCTGGCGCGGCGCGCGCAGGGCGAGCCGGTGGCCTACCTGACCGGCCGCCGCGGTTTCTGGACGCTGGACCTGGCGGTCGGCCCGGCCACGCTGATCCCGCGCGCCGACACCGAGCGCCTGGTGGAACTGGCGCTGGAGCGCCTGGACACGGTGCCGGGCCGCCGCGCCGCCGACCTGGGCACCGGCAGCGGCGCCATCGCGCTGGCGCTGGCCAGCGAGCGGCCGCAGGCGCAGGTGCTGGCCACCGACCTGAGCGAAGCGGCGCTGGCGGTGGCGCACGCCAATGCGCGTGCGCACGGCCTGCACAACGTCCGCTTCGCCCACGGCCCCTGGCTGGCGCCGCTGGCCGGCCAGCGTTTCGACCTGATCGCCAGCAATCCGCCGTACATTGCCGCCGGCGACCCGCATCTGGCGCAGGGCGACCTGCGCTACGAACCGGCCAGCGCACTGGCATCCGGTGCCGACGGGCTGGACGACATCCGCATCATCGCCGCCGGCGCATCGGCGCACCTGCTGCCGGGCGGCTGGCTGCTGCTGGAGCATGGCTGGGAGCAGGGCGAGGCCGTGCGCGCGCTGCTGGCCGATGCGGGCTTCGATGCCGTGGCGACCCACCAGGACCTGGAAGCGCGCGACCGGGTCACGTTGGGGCGTTGGCTGGCTGATTGA
- the ahpC gene encoding alkyl hydroperoxide reductase subunit C, protein MSLINTQVQPFKANAYKNGEFIEVTDADLKGKWSVLIFMPAAFTFNCPTEVEDAADNYAEFQKIGAEVYIVTTDTHFSHKVWHETSPAVGKAQFPLVGDPTHQLTRAFGVHIDEEGLALRGTFVINPEGVIKTLEIHDNAIARDVTETLRKLKAAQFVASHPGEVCPAKWKEGEKTLKPSLDLVGKI, encoded by the coding sequence ATGTCTCTGATCAACACCCAGGTCCAGCCGTTCAAGGCCAACGCTTACAAGAACGGCGAATTCATCGAAGTCACCGACGCGGACCTGAAGGGCAAGTGGTCGGTGCTGATCTTCATGCCGGCCGCCTTCACCTTCAACTGCCCGACCGAAGTGGAAGACGCCGCCGACAACTACGCCGAGTTCCAGAAGATCGGCGCCGAGGTCTACATCGTCACCACCGACACCCACTTCTCGCACAAGGTGTGGCACGAGACTTCGCCGGCCGTCGGCAAGGCGCAGTTCCCGCTGGTCGGCGACCCGACCCACCAGCTGACCCGCGCGTTCGGCGTGCACATCGACGAGGAAGGCCTGGCCCTGCGCGGCACCTTCGTGATCAACCCGGAAGGCGTGATCAAGACCCTCGAAATCCACGACAACGCGATCGCCCGCGACGTCACCGAGACCCTGCGCAAGCTCAAGGCCGCGCAGTTCGTCGCCTCGCACCCGGGCGAAGTGTGCCCGGCCAAGTGGAAGGAAGGCGAAAAGACCCTGAAGCCGTCGCTGGACCTGGTCGGCAAGATCTAA